From a region of the Cenarchaeum symbiont of Oopsacas minuta genome:
- a CDS encoding ABC-type branched-chain amino acid transport system, periplasmic component, with protein MKNNGITTYVPIWRGDPYGDGIHENLKIYFEESGGSFETGSIRYNTNSNDFSANVSALADKISDLTDKYGKEKVAVVLVGFEETALLVQSANSHDILHKVQWFGTNTLTHTNILQNNPLAMELVKDVNFTALIVKPELTYLGEDVIKYVSTEICRNASMFALASYDIPWIYGMSILQTQSDRTADIKPILEQVVSEYNGTMGKIVLNKYGDLKSADYTISTLVDKNWIDIGVYKTNGTLIMYP; from the coding sequence ATACACGAGAACCTAAAGATATACTTTGAAGAATCTGGTGGATCTTTTGAAACTGGTAGTATACGATACAACACAAACTCTAATGATTTTTCTGCAAACGTATCTGCACTAGCCGATAAAATATCTGATTTGACAGACAAATATGGAAAGGAAAAAGTTGCAGTGGTACTAGTAGGATTTGAAGAAACAGCACTACTAGTCCAATCTGCAAATTCACATGATATTCTGCATAAAGTACAATGGTTTGGCACAAATACACTGACCCATACAAACATACTCCAGAATAATCCTTTAGCAATGGAACTTGTCAAAGATGTAAACTTTACTGCATTGATTGTTAAACCTGAATTAACGTATCTTGGAGAGGATGTTATAAAATATGTTTCCACAGAGATATGCAGAAATGCAAGTATGTTTGCACTTGCCTCGTATGATATTCCATGGATTTATGGCATGTCAATACTGCAAACTCAAAGCGATCGAACCGCTGACATTAAACCCATTTTGGAACAGGTGGTATCCGAGTATAATGGGACTATGGGCAAAATAGTATTAAACAAATATGGTGATTTAAAATCTGCCGACTATACAATATCTACACTAGTGGATAAAAACTGGATAGATATTGGAGTATACAAGACCAATGGAACCCTCATTATGTACCCTTGA
- a CDS encoding Thiamine pyrophosphate-requiring enzyme, giving the protein METMSGSAALMRSMEKDGVKQVFGLPGGANLPMYDELFKSNIRHILVRHEQSAAHMADGFGRVSRKPGVCFATSGPGATNILTGLATAQADSAPMVAVTGQVPVKMIGRDAFQESDIIGMSNPVVKYAFQPRKPEEMPLAVQRGFYIAETGRPGPVLIDVPKDVQENKAPMEFPEEFQMRGYHPWMDPDVTGIERAINMLLSSTKPIILAGGGTIISSAFAELQAIAEMLGIPVVTTFKGKGAFPETHPLSMGPIGMHGHAEANKIMIEADCVLAIGTRFSDRSVGTVEDFEKQLKIIHIDVDPAEIGKNQTASVAIVGDVRASLRIMLSLLGKKAKHEDTVWRKHAAEVKSYWRDNLKIHSGEMSAARILRKLREVLPKESIVTTEVGQHQMWASLFFDVIQPGTFFSSTGLGTMGWGFPAAIGAKVAKPDVPVVDIAGDGSFNMTENSLATSVLEDIPVIVFLVNNFTLGMVAQWQRTFYDRRMIGVDQKHCPDYVDLAKSYGAHGTRVQSLDELGSAIKEALSSNVTTVIDIPIDPEEDVLPFVAPGTPLKDMILPS; this is encoded by the coding sequence ATGGAAACAATGTCTGGCTCGGCAGCACTGATGCGTTCAATGGAAAAAGATGGTGTAAAACAGGTATTTGGACTTCCGGGAGGGGCAAACCTGCCAATGTATGATGAACTATTCAAATCCAACATACGACATATACTTGTGCGCCACGAACAGTCTGCAGCACATATGGCTGATGGATTCGGTAGAGTAAGTCGTAAACCTGGAGTCTGTTTTGCAACCTCCGGACCTGGTGCCACCAACATATTGACTGGATTAGCTACGGCACAGGCTGACTCTGCCCCCATGGTGGCAGTAACAGGACAGGTTCCTGTCAAAATGATTGGACGCGACGCTTTTCAAGAGAGCGACATTATAGGAATGTCAAACCCAGTGGTAAAGTATGCGTTCCAACCAAGAAAACCTGAAGAGATGCCACTTGCAGTACAACGCGGATTTTACATTGCAGAGACTGGACGACCCGGACCTGTACTTATCGACGTTCCAAAAGATGTACAAGAGAACAAAGCACCAATGGAATTTCCAGAAGAATTTCAAATGCGTGGATATCATCCATGGATGGATCCTGACGTGACAGGAATAGAGCGTGCCATAAACATGCTCCTCTCCTCGACAAAGCCAATCATACTTGCAGGTGGTGGTACGATAATCTCATCAGCGTTTGCAGAACTGCAGGCAATAGCGGAGATGTTGGGAATTCCAGTTGTCACAACATTCAAGGGTAAGGGTGCGTTTCCTGAAACACATCCTCTATCAATGGGACCTATAGGAATGCACGGACATGCAGAGGCAAATAAAATAATGATCGAAGCAGACTGTGTTCTTGCAATAGGTACTCGATTTTCAGATCGTTCAGTAGGAACGGTGGAAGATTTTGAAAAACAGCTCAAGATTATACATATTGACGTAGATCCAGCAGAGATTGGTAAAAATCAAACCGCTAGTGTAGCAATAGTTGGAGATGTGCGTGCATCATTACGTATAATGCTCTCACTTTTAGGAAAAAAAGCAAAGCACGAGGATACTGTTTGGCGTAAACACGCAGCAGAAGTAAAATCATATTGGAGGGATAACCTCAAAATACATTCAGGAGAGATGAGTGCAGCACGCATATTGCGCAAACTCCGTGAGGTTTTACCAAAAGAATCCATAGTAACTACCGAAGTAGGACAGCATCAAATGTGGGCATCGTTGTTTTTTGATGTGATACAGCCTGGTACGTTCTTTAGTTCTACTGGTCTTGGCACTATGGGGTGGGGATTTCCAGCCGCCATAGGAGCAAAGGTGGCAAAACCAGATGTCCCAGTGGTGGACATTGCCGGAGATGGTAGCTTTAACATGACCGAGAATTCACTTGCCACATCTGTATTGGAGGATATCCCTGTGATCGTATTTTTAGTAAATAATTTTACTCTTGGAATGGTGGCACAGTGGCAGAGAACGTTTTATGATCGAAGAATGATTGGCGTGGACCAAAAACATTGTCCAGATTATGTCGATCTAGCAAAGTCGTATGGTGCACATGGCACAAGAGTACAGTCACTTGATGAGCTCGGCTCTGCGATAAAAGAGGCATTAAGCAGCAATGTGACAACTGTGATTGATATTCCAATAGACCCAGAAGAAGATGTACTTCCATTCGTAGCCCCCGGAACTCCATTAAAGGATATGATCCTTCCATCGTAG
- a CDS encoding acetolactate synthase small subunit: MMHGMLSILSLLVENRPGVLFKVTHMFRSRNFNITSISVGETSDSNFSRMTITTNGNEKQVNQIAKQLDKMIDVIKVEKLDEHSTIYRELILFKIKISSSEDNRKINDLARAYNGTIHAVRKNSIIVEMTATPEQINAFENLVKPFGILQTARTGMAALLRGNDV; the protein is encoded by the coding sequence ATGATGCATGGTATGTTGTCGATACTCTCATTACTAGTGGAAAACAGACCTGGAGTACTCTTCAAGGTTACACACATGTTCCGTTCACGTAACTTTAACATAACTAGCATCTCTGTTGGAGAGACATCTGATTCAAATTTTTCACGTATGACGATAACTACAAACGGAAATGAAAAACAAGTAAATCAAATTGCAAAACAGCTAGACAAGATGATAGATGTCATAAAAGTGGAGAAACTTGATGAACATAGTACTATATACAGAGAATTAATACTATTCAAGATCAAGATTTCAAGCTCTGAAGACAATAGAAAAATAAACGATCTTGCAAGAGCATACAATGGAACCATACACGCGGTACGCAAAAATTCAATAATCGTAGAGATGACTGCAACACCTGAACAGATAAACGCTTTTGAAAATCTAGTAAAACCATTTGGAATATTACAGACTGCTCGTACCGGAATGGCAGCATTATTACGTGGTAATGATGTATGA